Below is a genomic region from Medicago truncatula cultivar Jemalong A17 chromosome 3, MtrunA17r5.0-ANR, whole genome shotgun sequence.
GAGCCACTgttattgttaatatatttcactttaattttttcaacaaaaaaaaaatcatttaattttcaaaacaaaaaaaatgtttaataatgtttgtgtttttttatctcTAACACACGTGCACCGGTGGCCTCATACCACCATCAAACACCACTCCAACCACCTATGAATGACCACCAACTACTCGAACCATCACTGCCAGGCACCAATATTTAACCATCACTAACTACCACCTTCGACAATTGAAGCCACCTCCGGCCGGTGATCATCACTCCTACTGTCATTTGCAGCTtgttttatttgcattttttaaataaaaaataaaaaaatgcatgacaTAAACATGTTGAAATCTATGTATGTTTAAACTTAAAAGAAAGTCTtcgtaagcttagctcagttgatatggacaatgtataatatatgcaaggtttagggttcgaaccccgaccatcacaaaaaaaaaaaaaaaaaaaacttaaaagaaagTGATTTTAAGAATGCGTAAAAGTAATATTTGTTTGTTGAGATTTTATCAAAatctaaagattttttttcatatgattGTATGTTtacaaaaatagtttttattacAACTACAGACTTTTTGAAgatcttttttgacaaatattttttaaagatctATTTTCAATTGCTTTTCAAACGAAAATTAGATATTTGACTGtagattctttttttagatATAAATAATTGGTCAAATACCTAAAggtcaaaatttgaaaattctttccttttttttctttgaagggATTGAAAATTCTTTCCTAGGAAacaatgttatatattttatttaattttaataattatgcaaatatatatattcaagaattttcctatatatatcataacccatttttcatatttcactTCACAAGTATATAGTAAGgtatttcttataaaatatgAGGAGTTTATATATTCttctaatttttgttgttgcttcGCGTAGCTTGTATGCTACTACAATCACATCTAATACAAATTCTACCTTTGATGTTCTTACATATGGTGCCATTGGGGATGGTCAAACTGATGATTCAAATGTAAATATTTActaatttcatatatattttttagggttaatggtgctttaccctctgtaatataggccatttttggttttcccctgtaaaatattttttttgatttaccccctgtaaaatattttttttttggaataccccccctaataggtcataaaaaaacgaaaaaattctgaaaaaaaaaataaagtcgtttttttatgacctattagggggatatttcaaaaaaatatattttacagaggataaatcaaaaaaaatattttacaggagggaaaacaaaaaatgacctatattacaggcggtaaagcaccattaaccctattcTTCATGAATTTATGATTATACTTTTATGTGTGTGTCCTTTGTGATTATAATTTTCCATAACTAACTATTTTAAACTATATATTTGGCTCTTCACTAAGGCTTTTTTGAAAGCATTTCATGACGTTTGTGGTACAATTGAGGGAACCCGAACAATGACCATACCCAACGGAAAGACATTCTTGTTGCAACCTTTGTCGTTCAATGGTCCATGCAAACCTGGAACCATTACAATTGAGGTACTCCAACAAGCATATAAATGAATATGTAAATTATTCAAACATATGATTATCTCCTTATGTGATTTAGTTATTTTATCCATTATATATAGCTCATATTTTTACaagatttctttttataaaaaataacttcaTTTCTCTATTTCAAAATAACATGTTTAATGTTTTTACGGTAAAcgataaaaatgataaagaattTAACGagacaaaataattttatgaaagtatcatttttattattctattcattttaatctataataaaatttatattatttctttgttccaactttgaaattaaaaagtttaatattttattacatcttaaaatgtcatttaatatataaatattggtgtcaaaacattttttatgattagtATATTTGAAATTTTACCATGTATTCGCTTAAAGatcaaattattttgtttgatactACAATGTTAAGGATGTACTTTTTGTTTTGACAGATTAAAGGAAGTATCACCGCCCCAAAAGACGTTAAACTATGGAAATTCTCAAGTGATCGAAAGAATGTGTGGATCCGGTTCTCAGAAATAAATGACCTTATTGTCAATGGAAAAGGAGATATCGATGGTCAAGGTTCTTCGTGGTGGTTGAGGTATCCTGGAGATCAAGACAGGCCAACTGTAAGTTGAATAACATGATAGccaattatttaatttgatatattattGAAACTACATTGAAATAttaagtataaaataaattatttgataatATGCCTATGCAGGCTCTTCAATTTCTTGGGTGTCAAGATCTAAAACTTAATGACTTGACTCACAGGAATAGTCCAAGGAATCATATAAGTATAGATACTTGCAAAGGAGCTTTCATTTCCAATCTTCATATAATTGCAGCACCAACAAGTCCAAACACCGATGGAATTGATATCTCACAATCATCCAATGTCTTCATTACGAACTCATTCATTGGAACTGGTCAATATAATACATACCTTTAACTTTATATTTCACGATGATCACTATTAATATTTAGTCCTCTGTCTCATTTGATTTATCTTTCTTAGagaaatagttttatttttattattattttacaatataaatgcACTATATTTTGTATgtcattctcaaaaaataaaatataaatgtgttATTGATAATAGAGTTATATTTAAAATTGGATTAgcttaaatttgttttattttaatcttgaCGATTGTGTATCTGTAGGTGATGATTGCATCGCAATTAACTCCGGCTCAAGATTTATCAACATAACCGGTGTTTTTTGTGGACCTGGCCATGGCATCAGGtaaattaagttaaataatattcacagtttaataattatcatattatatattttatagttttattgACATTGAAACTCTTTGGGATTGGTGAATCAAGTGTTGGTAGCCTCGGAAAAAATGGAGCATTTTCCACGGTAGAACAAGTATATGTAAGAAATTGCACATTCACCCGAACTTCAAATGGAGCTAGAATCAAAACATTCACGGTAAGGATAAAACGAATCTGGTTGATCAAATATATGAGTGCAGTATAAAAAATCTTTAAAGTGATTAAGTTCTTTGTcttataaatgatttttttagttgAGTTAGACCTAAATTAAAAGTAGTTTAAGATTATtattcatgttttgtttgaattagGGTGGATCTGGATATGCAAGGAACATTAAATACGAAGATATTACACTTGTTGAAGTCGAGAACCCTGTGTATATTAACCAGAATTATATTCCAGTTCAAGATAGCGCAGTGGAAGTAAGTGATGTTACTTTCAGCAACATACATGGAACCTCAACTGGTAAATATGCAGTCGAACTTCTGTGTGAACCCAACATCGGCTGCACCGACATTGTTCTGAATAACATTAACATAAAACCTATTTCTGGAGGAGAAGCACTTGTGTCGTGTAGTAATGCACATGGACGATGCACTTCTTGTGTTCCAAATGTTCTGTGTCTTTCTCAAAACAATGGTACTATTGTGTACTAGATTAAACACTTGATAAAAGCAACCAAGAAAAAACATCaacttgttttcattttgtattATGTAGCATTTTCCTTATAGAAAATAAAGAAGGTTGTTCTAGTATTCTttactaattaattataataaagttttatattttaatttagaataACATTTTTGTTGTCTAagcacttatatatatatatatatatatatatatatatatatatatatatatatatatatatatatatatatatatatcattatttaCACTTGAATAGAAGGTAAA
It encodes:
- the LOC25489045 gene encoding probable polygalacturonase At3g15720 — translated: MTIPNGKTFLLQPLSFNGPCKPGTITIEIKGSITAPKDVKLWKFSSDRKNVWIRFSEINDLIVNGKGDIDGQGSSWWLRYPGDQDRPTALQFLGCQDLKLNDLTHRNSPRNHISIDTCKGAFISNLHIIAAPTSPNTDGIDISQSSNVFITNSFIGTGDDCIAINSGSRFINITGVFCGPGHGISVGSLGKNGAFSTVEQVYVRNCTFTRTSNGARIKTFTGGSGYARNIKYEDITLVEVENPVYINQNYIPVQDSAVEVSDVTFSNIHGTSTGKYAVELLCEPNIGCTDIVLNNINIKPISGGEALVSCSNAHGRCTSCVPNVLCLSQNNGTIVY